The Zonotrichia leucophrys gambelii isolate GWCS_2022_RI unplaced genomic scaffold, RI_Zleu_2.0 Scaffold_217_84253, whole genome shotgun sequence genome includes a window with the following:
- the FOSB gene encoding protein FosB: MFQGFPGDYDSGSRCSSSPSAESQYLSPLDSFGSPAAAAGAAQECSALGDMPGSFVPTVTAITTSQDLQWLVQPTLISSVAPGAAMAQPPPPPPALDPYELPGPSYGGPGLGGGGFGTAPGAAAPPGAAPGAAPGAAAPPGAAPGAAPGGRAPRARARRGREETLTPEEEEKRRVRRERNKLAAAKCRNRRRELTDRLQAETDQLEEEKAELESEIAELRKEKERLEFVLVAHAPACKVPFEDIGAAAAAMAAPSVPAAAAAAAAPVSSERETPPHHPHHPPAPPPPPRAEPRTSGGAAAAAAAAAATTGAPPPRTA, encoded by the exons ATGTTCCAGGGGTTCCCCGGGGATTACGACTCGGGCTCCCGGTGCAGCTCGTCGCCCTCGGCCGAGTCCCAGTACCTGTCGCCGCTCGACTCCTTCGggagccccgcggccgccgccggggccgcgcaG GAGTGCAGCGCCCTGGGGGACATGCCCGGCTCCTTCGTGCCCACCGTGACCGCCATCACCACCAGCCAGGACCTGCAGTGGCTGGTGCAGCCCACGCTCATCTCCTCGGTGGCCCCGGGGGCCGCCATGGCTcagccgcccccgccgccccccgccctcGACCCCTACGAGCTGCCCGGGCCCAGCTACGGCGGCCCCGGCTTGGGCGGCGGCGGCTTCGGGacggcaccgggagcggcggcACCaccgggagcggcaccgggagcggcaccgggagcggcggcACCaccgggagcggcaccgggagcggcaccgggagGCAGAGCCCCGCGGGCacgggcgcggcggggccgtgaGGAGACG CTGACccccgaggaggaggagaagcgcCGCGTGCGGCGGGAGCGGAACAAACTGGCGGCGGCCAAATGTCGCAACCGGCGCCGCGAGCTGACGGACCGGCTGCAGGCG GAGACGGaccagctggaggaggagaaggccGAGCTGGAGTCGGAGATCGCCGAGCTGCGCAAGGAGAAGGAGCGCCTGGAGTTCGTGCTGGTGGCGCACGCCCCGGCCTGCAAGGTCCCCTTCGAGGACATCggcgccgccgcggccgccaTGGCCGCGCCCTCggtccccgccgccgccgccgccgccgccgcgcccgtCTCCTCCGAG AGGGAAActcctcctcatcatcctcatcatcctcctgctcctcctcctcctcctcgtgcGGAGCCTCGCACCagcggcggagcggcggcggcggcggcggcggcggcggcgaccaccggggctcctcctcctcggaCTGCCTGA